A genome region from Labilibaculum antarcticum includes the following:
- a CDS encoding efflux RND transporter periplasmic adaptor subunit produces MKKVFRIVLVVFFILLFVGTIVFLYQKSQDKPVIYNTKSPEITDIIKKTVATGSVVPRKEIAIKPQGVSGIIETLYVEAGDMIKKGDPIAKIKIIPDMINLNSAESRVKVAQINYEDKEINYQRDKALFDKKVISESDFQKTQLSFRNSKEELQSAKDNLQLIKKGVTQSSTKETNTIIRSTIEGMILDIPVKEGNSVIQSNTFNDGTTVAIVADMGEMIFQGKVDETEVGKIVQGMNLKLTIGAIEDMKFDAHLEYISPKGVEENGAIQFEIKASVKLRKDFFIRSGYSANAEIVLDKREKVLTVNESLLEFKNDSTFVEVETSEQIFEKRFIKTGLSDGINIEVLDGITKDDKLKGAKKKKIDKIKEEKKEE; encoded by the coding sequence TGTAGGAACCATTGTATTCCTATACCAAAAGTCGCAAGATAAGCCTGTGATTTACAACACAAAATCACCTGAGATAACAGATATTATTAAAAAGACCGTTGCAACCGGATCTGTTGTTCCAAGAAAAGAAATCGCAATTAAACCTCAGGGAGTTTCCGGAATTATTGAAACCTTGTATGTAGAGGCTGGGGACATGATTAAAAAAGGTGATCCTATTGCGAAAATAAAGATCATTCCTGATATGATTAATTTAAATAGTGCTGAGTCCAGAGTTAAAGTGGCCCAAATTAATTACGAGGACAAAGAGATTAATTATCAGCGTGACAAAGCTTTGTTTGATAAAAAAGTTATTTCAGAATCTGATTTCCAAAAAACTCAATTGTCTTTCCGGAATTCTAAAGAAGAATTACAATCAGCTAAAGATAATCTTCAATTAATTAAGAAAGGTGTAACCCAAAGTTCCACCAAAGAAACAAATACAATCATTCGTTCAACAATTGAAGGAATGATACTGGATATTCCTGTAAAAGAAGGTAATTCGGTTATTCAGAGTAATACTTTTAATGATGGTACCACGGTTGCTATTGTTGCTGATATGGGCGAAATGATTTTTCAAGGTAAAGTTGACGAGACTGAAGTTGGAAAAATTGTTCAGGGAATGAACCTTAAATTAACCATTGGAGCTATTGAAGATATGAAATTTGATGCTCATTTGGAATATATTTCACCAAAAGGTGTGGAAGAGAATGGTGCCATTCAATTCGAAATCAAAGCCTCGGTTAAGCTTCGTAAAGATTTCTTTATCCGTTCGGGATACAGCGCAAATGCCGAAATTGTTTTGGATAAAAGAGAAAAAGTATTGACTGTGAACGAAAGTCTTTTGGAGTTTAAAAATGATTCAACTTTTGTTGAAGTAGAAACTTCTGAACAAATATTCGAAAAGAGATTTATTAAAACGGGTCTTTCGGATGGTATCAACATTGAAGTTTTAGACGGTATCACCAAAGACGATAAGCTTAAAGGAGCCAAAAAGAAAAAAATTGACAAAATAAAAGAAGAGAAAAAAGAAGAGTAA
- a CDS encoding TolC family protein: MKKILLLVLVFAFSFSGIYAQELWNLEKCITHAKEHNINLKLQKLDADVQANNTKQSKLDLLPILNGSTSYNFNYGRSLRADNTYENANSQTGSLGISSNVTLFSGFQKWNSVKQNELDLKANLQDVEKAKEDLALNITSYFLDILFKKELLQVAHEQLKVTELQINRTEVLVEAGTLPKGTLMEQKAQAAREDLAVVNAQNGLDIALLDLAQLLDLKDTQAFDIATPELPVLNATRSMADPESVFVNALTFRPEMKAAQYRLESSEKGLIIAKGQRTPTLSMYGSWNSGYRRNQPEYGIALDGSPLIIRKEMKLNDQLKLFESKSFGFNLSIPIFNGGIVNRNISNAKINIDRSKLYMENSKNTLRKDIQQAHANAKAAMKKFFSSETAVSSTEEAFRYTEEKFNLGLVNSVDYNQEKNNLFKSKSDLLQAKYEYIFRTKILDFYNGIEINL, from the coding sequence ATGAAAAAGATATTATTACTTGTCCTTGTTTTTGCCTTTTCCTTTTCCGGCATTTATGCGCAGGAATTATGGAATTTGGAAAAATGCATTACTCATGCAAAGGAACACAACATCAATCTTAAGTTGCAAAAACTGGATGCTGATGTTCAGGCAAACAATACCAAACAATCCAAACTTGATTTGTTACCAATTTTAAATGGTAGCACAAGCTACAACTTTAACTATGGACGGTCATTAAGAGCTGACAATACTTATGAGAACGCAAACAGTCAAACCGGTTCTCTTGGAATTTCATCGAATGTTACTCTATTTAGTGGCTTTCAAAAGTGGAATTCAGTAAAGCAAAACGAATTGGATCTTAAAGCCAATTTACAAGATGTTGAAAAGGCAAAAGAAGATTTAGCCCTGAATATCACATCCTACTTTTTGGATATCTTATTCAAAAAAGAGCTTCTTCAGGTTGCACATGAGCAACTAAAGGTTACTGAGCTTCAAATTAACAGAACAGAAGTATTGGTAGAAGCAGGAACCTTACCTAAAGGCACTTTAATGGAACAGAAAGCACAGGCTGCACGGGAAGACCTTGCGGTTGTGAATGCACAAAATGGGCTTGATATTGCTTTACTTGACCTTGCACAGCTATTAGATTTAAAAGACACTCAAGCGTTTGATATTGCAACTCCTGAACTTCCGGTTTTAAATGCAACCAGATCGATGGCTGACCCCGAATCTGTTTTCGTTAATGCTTTAACTTTCCGACCTGAGATGAAAGCCGCACAATACCGTTTGGAAAGTTCTGAGAAAGGTTTGATTATTGCAAAAGGTCAACGTACTCCAACTTTATCTATGTATGGATCATGGAATTCAGGCTATCGAAGAAACCAACCTGAATATGGCATTGCTTTAGACGGAAGTCCACTGATTATCCGAAAAGAAATGAAGCTTAACGATCAACTTAAATTATTTGAATCAAAAAGCTTTGGTTTCAACTTGAGTATTCCCATTTTTAATGGTGGTATTGTAAATCGAAACATTAGCAATGCAAAGATAAACATCGATCGTTCCAAATTGTATATGGAGAACTCTAAAAACACTCTTCGAAAAGATATTCAACAGGCACATGCTAATGCAAAGGCTGCTATGAAAAAGTTTTTCTCTAGTGAAACAGCAGTTTCTTCAACCGAAGAAGCCTTCCGTTATACCGAAGAAAAATTCAACTTAGGCTTGGTTAATTCTGTAGATTACAATCAGGAAAAAAACAATCTTTTTAAATCAAAATCAGATTTACTGCAAGCGAAATACGAATACATATTCCGAACCAAAATTCTAGATTTCTATAATGGTATCGAAATAAATTTATAG
- the tsaB gene encoding tRNA (adenosine(37)-N6)-threonylcarbamoyltransferase complex dimerization subunit type 1 TsaB, whose translation MALLLHIETSTAVCSVALGKDGDLLALKETKEGMKHASHLTVFIGNILKENNFTPADLDGVAISMGPGSYTGLRIGVSTAKGICYGANLPLIAINTLQAMTKPLLDNTDVLAQINNPEKAYYCPMIDARRMEVYTAFFNNKNELIRDISADIIDENSYSNELSEREIVFFGDGSSKCKEVIKSKNGIFIDSITTSAIGMIKLAEIKFQNKEFEDVAYFEPFYLKDFVATTSKKNIFK comes from the coding sequence ATGGCATTACTCTTACATATCGAGACATCAACAGCAGTTTGTTCTGTTGCATTAGGAAAAGATGGTGATTTATTGGCTCTTAAGGAGACCAAAGAAGGAATGAAACACGCAAGTCACCTCACCGTTTTTATTGGAAACATTTTAAAGGAAAATAATTTTACACCAGCCGATTTAGACGGAGTTGCTATTAGCATGGGACCCGGCTCTTATACAGGCTTACGAATTGGCGTTTCAACAGCCAAAGGAATTTGTTACGGTGCAAACCTGCCTCTTATCGCAATTAACACCTTGCAGGCAATGACAAAACCATTGCTTGACAATACTGATGTGCTTGCTCAAATAAACAATCCCGAAAAGGCTTATTACTGTCCTATGATTGATGCGCGAAGAATGGAAGTTTACACTGCATTTTTCAATAACAAAAATGAATTAATTAGAGATATTTCTGCTGATATCATTGATGAAAATTCCTATTCGAATGAACTTTCTGAACGGGAAATTGTTTTCTTCGGAGATGGTTCATCCAAATGTAAAGAAGTGATCAAAAGTAAAAATGGCATCTTTATTGATAGTATAACAACATCAGCGATAGGAATGATAAAGCTGGCTGAAATAAAATTTCAAAATAAGGAATTTGAAGATGTAGCCTATTTTGAGCCTTTTTATTTGAAAGATTTTGTAGCTACTACTTCTAAAAAGAATATCTTTAAATAA